The Blastopirellula marina genome contains a region encoding:
- a CDS encoding IS3 family transposase, with protein sequence MVSPSRKREAVQAACRQFEVSQRRACSALDQPRSTQRYMAKPRDEETVIAQRMREVATKRPRWGYRRVAWQLRRDGFQVSDTRAYRLWRREGLKVPMKKRKRRSKGVSENGCDNRRAEQKDDVWCWDFIFDRTERGSTLKWLSIVDEFTRECLTLKVDRGITSEDVIDSLAELFAMRGVPRCIRSDNGPEFVAKEIQRWLKLVGVETLYVEPGSPWQNGYAESFHSRVRDEFLAMEIFESLTAAQKLSRYWKQDYNENRPHSSLGYVTPVEFAARCAASAPATPALQQHTDFTQAESS encoded by the coding sequence CTGGTAAGCCCTTCTCGCAAACGCGAAGCGGTTCAAGCCGCTTGTCGCCAGTTCGAGGTGTCGCAGCGCCGGGCCTGTTCGGCGCTCGATCAACCTCGCAGTACGCAGCGTTATATGGCCAAGCCGCGAGACGAGGAAACCGTGATCGCCCAACGCATGCGTGAGGTGGCCACGAAACGTCCCCGTTGGGGTTATCGCCGTGTTGCCTGGCAGCTTCGCCGCGATGGCTTTCAGGTGAGCGACACGCGGGCCTACCGTTTGTGGCGTCGAGAAGGGCTGAAAGTGCCGATGAAAAAGCGAAAAAGACGCAGCAAGGGCGTGAGCGAGAACGGCTGTGACAATCGTCGTGCCGAACAAAAGGACGATGTCTGGTGTTGGGACTTCATCTTCGATCGAACCGAACGAGGAAGCACTTTGAAATGGCTGTCGATCGTCGACGAGTTCACGCGGGAGTGTCTGACATTGAAGGTCGACCGCGGCATCACCAGTGAAGATGTGATCGACTCGCTGGCGGAACTGTTCGCGATGCGGGGCGTGCCGAGGTGCATCCGCAGCGACAACGGCCCCGAGTTCGTAGCGAAGGAAATCCAGCGTTGGCTGAAGCTGGTCGGCGTCGAGACGTTGTACGTCGAACCAGGCAGCCCGTGGCAGAACGGTTACGCCGAGAGCTTCCACAGCCGCGTACGGGACGAGTTTTTGGCGATGGAGATCTTCGAGAGCCTGACCGCGGCCCAGAAGCTGAGCAGGTACTGGAAACAAGATTACAACGAGAACCGGCCGCATAGCTCGCTGGGGTACGTGACCCCGGTTGAGTTCGCGGCTCGGTGTGCTGCTTCCGCTCCGGCTACGCCTGCGCTTCAGCAGCACACCGACTTTACCCAGGCGGAATCTTCATAA
- a CDS encoding transposase, with protein MSTKRRKRHSPDQIVRKLRDADAMLNAGKDLAEVLQTLEVSQSTYERWRNQFGGMKSEEAKRLKQLEDENRRLKQLVADQALDIQMLKFINEGNW; from the coding sequence ATGTCAACCAAGAGACGCAAGCGACATTCGCCTGATCAGATTGTGCGAAAGCTTCGTGACGCGGATGCGATGCTTAACGCAGGCAAAGACTTGGCCGAGGTACTTCAGACGCTGGAGGTCAGCCAGTCGACCTACGAGCGGTGGCGGAACCAGTTCGGCGGAATGAAATCGGAAGAGGCGAAGCGTTTGAAGCAGCTTGAAGATGAGAACCGGCGACTGAAGCAGTTGGTCGCCGATCAGGCCCTCGACATTCAGATGCTGAAGTTCATCAACGAGGGAAACTGGTAA
- a CDS encoding RHS repeat-associated core domain-containing protein, producing the protein MEEEITPQEGSPYRYEYVWGIRGQDDLICREKYDSQSNLLERLYSLSDANGNVVGLIPEAENYLNRLITYDPYGTPTDESDFRQLFGGYYYDSDTGLYLVRNRVYHPKLGRWLTKDPLGMVDGPNLYEYCAGDPVNLIDPSGEAIPLILYVGAFAIAAAHGWSQTILATNGEASLGEQALGTGLGALGGFNPFGAYGSALGSIGGYYGGEATGAWDPNQGYQWGGLAGLFVGDIGGILRRGAVAGIPQAARQFGWRTVLSKRARNVAPELLSLGGGIAGATIGSQLTDDPLLGANLGMMAGGAPGGLWRLGRTIRTARLANFRVNSTRFYSVLSDKAAARLAAGGEPWPTGMNRANLGEGLYVWGRKSDAVGYFTKRSLKGDFDPSYGTAIRSFRISNSRLRSFSRIDLRQVSGEAFDQFTDTYTAYADDMIPHGFDYVIYPRALGTEHFFDKRVYRWFRMRT; encoded by the coding sequence TTGGAGGAAGAGATCACGCCTCAGGAAGGAAGCCCATACCGTTACGAATACGTCTGGGGAATCCGGGGTCAGGACGATTTGATCTGTCGGGAAAAATACGACAGCCAGAGCAACTTGTTGGAACGTCTTTATTCGCTCTCGGATGCCAATGGTAATGTCGTGGGTCTGATTCCTGAAGCGGAAAACTACCTGAATCGCTTGATCACCTACGACCCGTACGGCACGCCCACCGACGAAAGCGATTTCCGGCAGCTGTTCGGCGGCTACTACTATGATTCGGACACGGGTCTCTACCTAGTTCGCAATCGCGTCTACCATCCCAAACTGGGACGCTGGCTGACCAAGGATCCCCTGGGCATGGTCGATGGGCCGAACCTGTACGAGTACTGTGCGGGCGATCCGGTGAATCTTATCGACCCGAGTGGTGAGGCGATTCCGTTGATCCTCTACGTCGGCGCATTTGCTATTGCTGCCGCCCACGGGTGGTCGCAAACGATCCTGGCAACAAATGGAGAGGCAAGTCTCGGCGAGCAAGCCCTCGGCACGGGTTTAGGGGCACTGGGTGGGTTTAACCCCTTTGGAGCCTATGGCAGCGCATTAGGGTCAATTGGTGGTTATTACGGTGGCGAAGCGACCGGGGCCTGGGATCCAAATCAAGGCTACCAGTGGGGCGGATTGGCTGGGCTTTTCGTAGGAGACATTGGCGGTATCTTGCGTCGAGGCGCAGTTGCCGGTATTCCGCAAGCGGCCCGACAATTCGGCTGGCGAACGGTCCTCAGTAAACGGGCACGGAATGTGGCCCCGGAACTTCTCTCATTGGGCGGCGGGATTGCCGGAGCAACAATTGGCTCTCAACTGACTGACGACCCACTACTGGGGGCCAATCTTGGTATGATGGCAGGCGGCGCCCCAGGTGGCCTTTGGAGATTAGGGCGAACCATTCGGACGGCTCGTTTAGCAAATTTCCGTGTCAATTCCACGCGATTCTATAGCGTCTTGAGTGACAAAGCTGCTGCACGGCTAGCTGCTGGAGGTGAACCATGGCCTACAGGTATGAATCGAGCGAACTTAGGCGAAGGGTTGTATGTTTGGGGACGCAAGAGCGACGCAGTGGGTTACTTTACAAAAAGATCTCTAAAGGGAGATTTCGATCCCTCATACGGCACGGCTATTCGCAGTTTTCGTATAAGCAATAGTCGATTAAGAAGTTTTTCTCGAATTGACCTAAGACAGGTAAGTGGAGAAGCTTTTGATCAGTTTACAGACACATACACTGCTTATGCAGATGACATGATACCACACGGTTTTGATTACGTAATTTATCCGCGAGCCTTGGGGACAGAGCATTTCTTTGACAAACGTGTCTATAGATGGTTTAGGATGAGAACATGA
- a CDS encoding outer membrane lipoprotein-sorting protein — protein sequence MKKVIEFLSTFVCLLVIGDYCSGLVIARAAEVDAIIGNVRSAEELFVNCDVSAATEYRRGKDPGDKHIVKRQSSETHMVSQDGMMRVHSRENITGGGDASQDEEERIRAFDGKVTRVINNGIANIVDGPTVDSNAIRPHMILLQGVTYPVPLSVLLQGYDAISAYPGDVSPLKSREFDVTYLGQDKWNDLDCEKLALRHVSTKSNKVEEEFHVWLAVNRNYIPVKVIGFDYKWSKKLPKYEAEVGEFREVEPGMWFPVGASSEINDAFALKQGRKISKISQTYKVSDVDLNPTYPESYFQDVKFPDGTMVYDVDAAGRITKGRTVGDPPSSANVSLRFWLIVVNVILLGTVVVGWLTWRFLR from the coding sequence ATGAAGAAAGTGATTGAATTTCTAAGTACATTTGTCTGTTTGTTGGTAATTGGCGATTATTGTAGTGGTCTTGTCATTGCTCGTGCTGCTGAAGTTGACGCCATTATTGGCAATGTACGTTCCGCTGAGGAGCTGTTTGTCAACTGTGACGTATCGGCCGCAACGGAGTATCGGCGAGGCAAGGATCCGGGCGACAAGCATATTGTAAAACGTCAATCCTCCGAGACGCATATGGTGTCACAGGATGGCATGATGCGTGTTCATAGCCGGGAGAATATTACGGGAGGGGGCGATGCGTCACAAGACGAAGAAGAACGGATTCGGGCATTCGACGGAAAGGTGACACGTGTGATAAATAATGGGATTGCCAATATTGTTGATGGTCCTACAGTCGACAGCAATGCTATTCGCCCGCATATGATATTGCTACAAGGTGTTACATACCCTGTGCCGCTTTCAGTTCTTCTTCAGGGTTACGATGCAATTAGTGCTTACCCAGGCGATGTGTCTCCACTTAAATCGCGAGAATTTGACGTCACTTATTTGGGGCAAGATAAATGGAATGACCTCGACTGTGAGAAGTTGGCGCTTAGGCATGTTTCGACTAAATCGAATAAAGTTGAAGAAGAGTTTCATGTATGGCTTGCAGTGAATAGAAATTATATACCCGTCAAGGTTATTGGGTTTGATTATAAATGGTCAAAGAAGCTTCCGAAGTATGAGGCAGAGGTAGGCGAATTTAGAGAGGTGGAGCCTGGGATGTGGTTTCCCGTTGGCGCGTCATCGGAAATAAATGATGCATTTGCATTAAAGCAGGGTAGGAAGATTTCCAAGATATCACAAACCTACAAAGTGAGCGACGTAGACCTAAATCCCACTTATCCAGAAAGCTATTTTCAAGATGTTAAATTTCCTGATGGGACCATGGTGTATGATGTTGATGCTGCAGGCAGGATTACAAAAGGACGAACGGTTGGCGATCCTCCATCATCTGCGAATGTGAGTCTGAGGTTCTGGCTGATTGTCGTCAACGTTATTCTCTTAGGTACGGTTGTCGTGGGATGGCTAACATGGCGATTCTTACGTTAA
- a CDS encoding RHS repeat-associated core domain-containing protein: MLGAKRESKPLHSVALSDANGNIVGLIPEAEDYLNRLITYDPYGTPTDENDFRQLFGGYYYDSDTGLYLVRNRVYHPKLGRWLTKDPLGMVDGPNLYEYCAGDPVNLIDPSGTVSFWDDPLDWAYGSGGAIWDVGASNSWLGRAYQASGQGMAEMIGPEYLAQAGGWELAGLTAAAATAGVLGGWAASSVAGTIGLGYWSTLAFSGAVAGGAEYLTWTLGAQALGGNLAAGPTLSGLGMHVGGGAVGGVAFGAVGGIIGRGTSKLFGAGARPSKLYIHTWKGPWRGDVAEAGLGGRLWATPYSEAELKAMWAIRRIWHVGRAELPTGTAEVTGSALDEFVRVRGIGLFRLGWKRAGGQYFSRGPGDINLQTGIRTSNFGATLRYLTMSIGSYTMDASLDAAIVFSIYAFANGGYKRTIDQLYGIPR; the protein is encoded by the coding sequence GTGTTGGGTGCTAAGCGGGAATCAAAGCCACTTCATTCAGTCGCCCTCTCGGATGCCAATGGCAATATCGTCGGACTTATTCCGGAGGCGGAAGACTACCTGAATCGCTTGATCACGTACGATCCGTATGGGACGCCCACCGACGAAAACGATTTCCGGCAGTTGTTCGGTGGCTACTACTATGATTCGGACACGGGACTCTACCTGGTTCGCAATCGTGTCTACCATCCTAAGCTAGGCCGCTGGCTCACCAAAGATCCGCTGGGCATGGTCGATGGGCCGAACCTGTACGAGTACTGTGCGGGCGATCCGGTTAATCTTATCGACCCGAGTGGAACGGTGTCGTTCTGGGATGATCCTCTCGACTGGGCCTACGGGTCTGGAGGAGCGATATGGGATGTCGGGGCATCCAATTCCTGGCTTGGGAGAGCCTATCAAGCTTCAGGCCAAGGCATGGCCGAGATGATCGGTCCCGAGTATTTGGCCCAGGCAGGTGGTTGGGAGCTTGCTGGTCTCACAGCTGCCGCCGCTACTGCGGGCGTTCTTGGCGGTTGGGCAGCGAGTTCGGTAGCCGGTACGATCGGATTGGGATATTGGTCCACCCTGGCATTCTCTGGCGCGGTCGCCGGCGGTGCCGAATATTTGACATGGACGCTCGGAGCCCAAGCCCTAGGTGGCAATCTCGCCGCCGGACCTACATTAAGTGGTTTGGGCATGCATGTTGGAGGCGGAGCAGTTGGTGGAGTTGCTTTCGGTGCTGTTGGGGGGATAATTGGACGCGGGACTAGCAAGTTGTTCGGAGCAGGTGCGAGACCGAGCAAGTTATACATTCATACTTGGAAAGGACCTTGGCGCGGTGATGTCGCAGAAGCTGGACTAGGAGGTCGTCTTTGGGCCACTCCATATTCGGAGGCTGAACTTAAGGCAATGTGGGCAATCCGTCGAATTTGGCACGTAGGACGCGCAGAGCTTCCAACTGGTACTGCTGAAGTCACCGGTAGCGCATTAGATGAGTTTGTTCGAGTCAGAGGAATCGGTCTTTTTCGATTGGGCTGGAAGCGGGCAGGAGGTCAGTATTTCAGTCGCGGTCCAGGAGATATTAACCTGCAGACGGGAATACGGACCTCAAATTTTGGTGCAACATTGCGATACCTTACGATGTCGATAGGTAGCTATACCATGGATGCTTCTCTTGACGCTGCTATCGTGTTTTCAATCTATGCATTTGCGAACGGAGGGTATAAACGTACGATTGATCAGCTTTATGGGATCCCAAGATAA
- a CDS encoding RHS repeat-associated core domain-containing protein — protein MMPYGTPTGEYDFQHLFGGYYYDSDTGLYLVRNRIYHPKLGRWLTKDPLGMVDGPNLYEYCAGDPVNLIDPSGELWSWGFAGLGALGGAVAGAVGYGALGWMGEDGYTWGGLGGAVAGGAVSGALVGGVIGAGTGDPTFLGVVGIGLAGGLAYGATESVVRQSIDRGRVDLEELAWDTGASGLIGGVTAGTGFVFRQPLTTFGRQFAQGWGRFFQQGRGLRPGYGRRLLRTIYDTRIGFKANQDISKRLLGRLLRRLGPFDMDHVFISQALIRRLTARFPLLGEQLRRIGNSGINLVPLPRYINRGLLNRKVLGIHVYRYGFTGIVGYTAYSTLNYTGHKIDELYNTLADLHELMYGEDK, from the coding sequence ATGATGCCATATGGCACGCCCACCGGCGAGTATGACTTCCAGCATCTCTTCGGCGGCTACTATTACGATTCGGACACGGGCCTCTACCTGGTTCGCAATCGCATCTACCACCCGAAACTCGGCCGCTGGCTCACCAAAGATCCGCTGGGAATGGTCGATGGGCCGAATCTGTACGAGTACTGCGCGGGGGATCCGGTGAATCTAATCGATCCAAGCGGTGAATTGTGGAGTTGGGGATTTGCTGGACTTGGAGCACTTGGGGGAGCGGTTGCAGGTGCCGTTGGCTATGGAGCTCTTGGCTGGATGGGAGAAGACGGTTATACATGGGGAGGATTGGGAGGCGCGGTTGCCGGGGGTGCTGTATCCGGCGCGCTAGTTGGAGGCGTAATCGGTGCTGGAACTGGCGACCCCACATTCTTAGGGGTCGTCGGAATCGGCCTAGCAGGCGGTTTGGCCTATGGAGCAACGGAATCTGTCGTTCGACAGTCGATTGACAGAGGCAGGGTCGATCTTGAAGAGCTTGCCTGGGATACTGGAGCAAGCGGCCTTATTGGTGGCGTGACAGCTGGTACAGGATTTGTGTTTCGTCAACCATTAACCACATTTGGACGCCAATTTGCACAAGGTTGGGGGCGTTTCTTTCAACAAGGACGCGGGCTAAGACCTGGATACGGTCGTAGATTGCTTCGCACTATTTATGATACGCGAATTGGATTCAAGGCAAATCAAGATATTTCAAAGAGACTTCTCGGAAGGCTCTTGCGCCGACTAGGCCCATTTGACATGGATCACGTTTTTATATCACAGGCTCTGATTCGCCGCTTAACTGCAAGGTTTCCACTCCTTGGAGAGCAGTTGCGCAGGATTGGGAATTCAGGGATAAATCTTGTGCCACTTCCTAGATATATAAATCGAGGATTACTTAACCGAAAAGTATTGGGCATACATGTGTATCGCTATGGGTTCACTGGGATTGTTGGATACACAGCGTATAGCACACTTAATTATACAGGTCACAAGATAGATGAGCTTTACAACACGCTAGCCGACTTGCACGAGCTAATGTACGGAGAAGACAAGTAA